A single genomic interval of Camelina sativa cultivar DH55 chromosome 11, Cs, whole genome shotgun sequence harbors:
- the LOC104728333 gene encoding UDP-glycosyltransferase 72E3-like: MHIRKLHAAMFASPGMGHVMPVMELAKRLSANHGFKVTVFVLETDAASVQSKFLNSTGVDLVDLPSPDISGLVYPEDRLVTKIGVIMREAVPALRSKISAMHQKPTALIVDLFGTDALCLAAELNMLAYVFFASNARFLGVSMYYSTLDKDIKEDHAVQRNPLAVPGCEPVRFEDTMDSYLNLDKPVSRDLVRHYLAYPKADGILVNTWEEMEPKSLKSLQDPKLLGRVARVPVYPVGPLCRPIKSSKNAHPVFDWLNEQPDESVLYISFGSGGSLTTNQLTELAWGLDQSQQRFVWVVRPPVDDSSYSEYISGSGGGTKDHTPEYLPEGFVTCTCDRGFLIPSWAPQVEVLAHRAVGGFLTHCGWSSTLESVLGGVPMIAWPLFAEQNMNAALLRDELGIAVRVDYSKEAISRSKIEALVRKVMAEEEGKEMREKVKKLKETAEMSLNIDAGGLAHESLCRITEECQRFLERVGGLGTGA; this comes from the exons ATGCATATCAGAAAACTACATGCCGCCATGTTTGCCAGTCCCGGAATGGGCCACGTCATGCCGGTGATGGAGCTAGCTAAGCGTCTCTCCGCGAACCACGGGTTTAAAGTCACCGTATTCGTCCTCGAAACTGACGCAGCCTCCGTTCAGTCAAAGTTCCTAAACTCAACCGGTGTGGACCTCGTCGATCTTCCTTCGCCGGACATTTCTGGTTTAGTGTACCCGGAAGACCGTTTGGTGACCAAGATCGGAGTCATTATGCGTGAAGCCGTTCCAGCCCTCCGATCCAAGATCTCTGCCATGCATCAAAAGCCAACGGCTCTGATCGTCGACTTGTTCGGCACAGATGCATTATGTCTCGCAGCGGAACTAAACATGTTGGCTTATGTGTTTTTCGCTTCCAACGCGCGTTTCCTCGGAGTTTCCATGTATTATTCAACTTTGGACAAAGATATCAAAGAAGACCACGCAGTGCAAAGAAACCCGCTCGCTGTACCGGGGTGTGAACCGGTTAGATTCGAAGATACTATGGATTCATATTTGAATCTTGACAAACCGGTGTCCCGGGATTTGGTTCGTCACTATCTGGCTTACCCAAAG GCTGATGGAATTTTGGTGAATACATGGGAAGAGATGGAGCCCAAATCATTGAAATCTCTTCAAGACCCAAAACTTTTGGGTCGGGTCGCTCGTGTACCAGTTTATCCGGTCGGTCCGTTATGCAGACCGATAAAATCATCTAAAAACGCACATCcggtttttgattggttaaacgAACAACCAGATGAGTCGGTTCTTTATATCTCCTTCGGGAGTGGTGGTTCTCTTACAACTAATCAGTTAACCGAATTGGCGTGGGGGCTCGATCAGAGCCAGCAAAGGTTCGTATGGGTGGTTCGACCACCGGTTGACGACTCCTCTTACAGTGAGTATATCTCCGGTAGTGGCGGTGGTACCAAAGACCACACGCCAGAGTATCTACCGGAAGGGTTCGTGACTTGTACTTGCGATAGAGGTTTCTTGATCCCATCATGGGCACCGCAAGTTGAAGTCCTGGCCCATCGGGCCGTTGGTGGGTTTTTAACCCATTGTGGTTGGAGCTCGACGTTGGAAAGCGTCCTTGGCGGCGTTCCGATGATAGCATGGCCGCTTTTCGCCGAGCAGAATATGAATGCGGCGTTGCTCAGAGATGAACTGGGAATCGCCGTCAGAGTGGACTATTCAAAGGAGGCGATTTCTAGGTCGAAGATTGAGGCGTTGGTGAGGAAGGTCATGGCTGAGGAGGAAGgtaaggagatgagagagaaagtgaagaagttgaaagaGACGGCGGAGATGTCGCTGAACATTGACGCTGGTGGTTTGGCGCACGAGTCACTTTGCAGAATCACGGAGGAGTGTCAACGGTTTTTGGAACGTGTCGGGGGCTTGGGAACTGGTGCTTAG
- the LOC109127346 gene encoding uncharacterized protein LOC109127346, whose protein sequence is MHDPRESHLKAFKRILRYIKGTICHDIHIYRSSVTGLVAYSDADWAGCPSTRCSTSGYCVFLGNNLISWSSKRQHTVSRSNSEAKYRGVANVVSEATWLHTLLLEMHIPLDRATIVYCDNVFAIYLSSNPVQHQWTKHVKIDIHFVREKVSLGHVGVLHVPSAQQFADVFTKGLSSPLFLTFRGSLSVRQPPA, encoded by the coding sequence ATGCATGATCCTAGGGAGTCTCATCTCAAGGCGTTTAAACGCATTCTACGCTATATCAAAGGGACTATTTGTCACGACATTCATATTTACCGGTCCTCCGTCACTGGTCTTGTTGCTTATTCCGATGCTGATTGGGCTGGTTGTCCGTCTACTCGCTGCTCGACCTCCGGTTATTGTGTCTTTCTTGGTAACAATCTGATTTCTTGGTCTTCTAAGCGCCAGCACACGGTCTCTCGTTCAAATTCTGAAGCCAAGTATCGTGGCGTTGCCAATGTTGTTTCTGAGGCTACTTGGTTACACACCCTTCTCTTGGAAATGCATATTCCGTTGGATCGCGCTACTATTGTCTATTGTGATAATGTGTTTGCCATCTACTTGTCTTCAAATCCGGTCCAACATCAATGGACCAAACATGTCAAGATTGATATTCATTTTGTTAGGGAGAAGGTTTCACTTGGCCATGTGGGTGTTCTACACGTCCCGTCGGCTCAGCAGTTTGCGGATGTCTTCACCAAAGGGCTGTCGTCACCTCTGTTCCTCACTTTTCGGGGCAGCCTCAGCGTTCGTCAACCTCCCGCTTAG